In Podospora pseudopauciseta strain CBS 411.78 chromosome 2 map unlocalized CBS411.78m_2, whole genome shotgun sequence, the genomic stretch ATTTTGGGAGTTATTTTAGCTTTGAACAAGCCggtcttttgttttgtttttatTTCTCTGGTTTAATTCGAGAGTTGGGACTTTGTATTAGTCTTTTGCTGGCTATCTCTCTGACTTGgggtgtttttggtggttATCTACTGATGGGATGTTTATGTGTTCACACGCGATTACTTcggtttttttctttctgatgttctgttgttgtgtgtCTGTCATGTGTTTATGAAATTTGGTCTgggaaaagcaaaaaaagtcAAACATATTTTGTTTAATAgcgggtggaaggggagaggaATGAAGAAAGTTATGAAGGTGCAGGTCTGTCTCTGTGTAGCTCAgcggttgttgggggggttgaatgAACAACCGGAAAGAGATGTTTTTTGTATTGACCTTGTTTTGTAATTGTTCTGCTGTGCTTtattgtgtgtgtgttcttGGTCGTTtggagcttcttcttgttgggtTATCGTCCTTTCAGAGTTTGGCAGCTTTAAAAGCGGCTATCAAATCCATAGCATGGCTTCTTGGACATCGTGTAAATGAAACCTGCACATGTACAAACATAGAATACATAGAATACATAGACAAGGACTTAGACAATCAACTTCTTACTTCACTGTTTCAGTTATTGGAGCGTCATCCATGTGTTTATATGATTAGGTTAGGTGTATTGCTTTACTATTCTGatttattattcttttttcaTGTCAAGAGGTGCAACCCGAGATGGCCTTCTATAGGTATGGGAAGGAAATCCCAACGACGCTCGCTTTTTATTGCAGCCCCCTTCTTATGaagtcctcctccacagAAACCAGGCATTTATTTGCTGCGCTTGTAAATCTTGGCCAAGAAAGCTTCAAACACGCTCTTCTTGAGCCCCTCGGCCTCATCAATCTGGCCGATCCGCTCCCGGATCTCAGTGACAAACTTCTCCTCATAATCCTGGTAGCGCTGCTCAAGCTTGAGATCGTCATACAACTTCTTGATGACcgtctccttggccttgtcctTGCGGCCGTAGTTCTCCTCGAGGATCTTGCGCTGGTCGGGGGTGACAATGGCAAGAGCCTGGTTTACGAGCCAGGAGCACTTGTTGTCCATGATGTCGGTGCCGATCTTGCCAATGTGCTCGGGAAGTCCAAAGTTGTCGAGGTAGTCGTCCTGGATCTGGAAGTACTCACCCagagggatgaggatggactCGGCCTGCTTGAGGTTGGCGGGGGTGgcgatgtcgaggaggagcaaagAGAGAGCGACGGGGAGGTAGAAGGAGTAATAGGCCGTCTTGTAGATGACGATGAAGCGGTACTTCTCCATGGAGAAgttgtcgaggttgacgacGTCCTCGggggcggtgaggaggtcgCAGAGCTGGCCCATCTCGGTCTGGAAGGTGACCTCGtggaagagctcgaggaggtcgACGTAGCGGGGGTGATCGCGGAAGTActtcttgagg encodes the following:
- a CDS encoding uncharacterized protein (BUSCO:EOG092633US; EggNog:ENOG503NXTX; COG:H) translates to MAAPQKTTLQEFESVFPKLEEVLLEHAKSYNLPEKELAWYKKSLEINAVGGKCNRGMSVPDSVSLLLGRPLTEDEYFKSATLGWMTELLQAFFLVSDDIMDSSITRRGKPCWYRHEGVGMVAINDAFMLEAAIYTLLKKYFRDHPRYVDLLELFHEVTFQTEMGQLCDLLTAPEDVVNLDNFSMEKYRFIVIYKTAYYSFYLPVALSLLLLDIATPANLKQAESILIPLGEYFQIQDDYLDNFGLPEHIGKIGTDIMDNKCSWLVNQALAIVTPDQRKILEENYGRKDKAKETVIKKLYDDLKLEQRYQDYEEKFVTEIRERIGQIDEAEGLKKSVFEAFLAKIYKRSK